In a genomic window of Salegentibacter salegens:
- the ileS gene encoding isoleucine--tRNA ligase translates to MSNKFPEYKGLDLPKVAEEILSYWKENDIFEKSVSTREGKEPFVFFEGPPSANGLPGIHHVMARAIKDIFCRYKTQKGYQVKRKAGWDTHGLPVELGVEKELGITKEDIGTKISVEKYNEACKNAVMRYTDVWNDLTEKIGYWVDMEDPYVTYKSKYMETVWWLLSEIYKKGLIYKGYTIQPYSPKAGTGLSSHELNQPGTYQDVTDTTVTAMFKITDASAASVEKGLEGAFLIAWTTTPWTLPSNTALTVGPKIEYVSVKTYNQYTFKPITILVAKALAKAQFDKKFTEVETEEELKAYNEGDKKIPFLIGETFTGKDLVGIKFEQLLPYALPAENPENAFRVISGDFVTTEDGTGIVHTSPTFGADDAMVAKQATPQVPPLLVKDENGNLVPLVDLQGKFRPEMGEFAGKYVKNEYYDEGQAPEKSVDVELAIKLKEENRAFKVEKYVHSYPNCWRTDKPILYYPLDSWFIKVTEFKERMHELNKGINWKPKSTGEGRFGNWLANANDWNLSRSRYWGIPLPIWRTEEGKEEKLIGSIAELKEEMAKSVKAGFMDKDIFEGFEPGNMSEENYDLVDLHKNVVDEITLVSDSGKPMKREADLIDVWFDSGSMPYAQWHYPFENKEKVEEGERQADFIAEGVDQTRGWFYTLHAIATMIFDDVAYKNVVSNGLVLDKNGQKMSKRLGNAVDPFETLAAFGPDATRWYMISNANPWDNLKFDIEGIAEVRRKFFGTLYNTYSFFTLYANIDNFTYKEEDVPLEERPEIDRWILSELHTLIEKVDKFYADYEPTRATRAISEFVQENLSNWFVRLSRRRFWKGDYQQDKISAYQTLYTCLVEVAKLGAPVAPFFMDRLYKDLNKSTQKENFESVHLAEFSKYDDKFVDKSLERKMEKAQTISSLVLSLRKKEMIKVRQPLQRVMIPVLDEQQREEIQAVEDLIKSEVNVKELQLIDDASGLLVKQIKPNFKVLGPRFGKDMKLVVNEINKLTSEDIKMIEQDGNIAINLNGEMIKLAAEEVEITSQDIEGWLVASSGNITVALDVSISEELKKEGIARELVNRIQNMRKDSGFEVTDTIEVTLQRDGIVEDAVNQNITYIKNETLTASLEFAEVVTEGAEVAFDDITTKMFIKKH, encoded by the coding sequence ATGAGCAATAAGTTCCCTGAATATAAAGGACTTGACTTACCAAAAGTAGCTGAAGAAATCTTAAGTTACTGGAAGGAGAACGATATTTTTGAAAAAAGCGTTTCTACACGGGAAGGCAAAGAACCGTTTGTGTTTTTTGAAGGGCCACCTTCTGCGAACGGGCTTCCAGGAATTCACCACGTGATGGCGCGAGCCATTAAAGATATTTTTTGTCGTTATAAAACCCAGAAAGGATACCAGGTAAAACGTAAGGCCGGTTGGGATACACACGGGCTGCCGGTAGAACTTGGAGTTGAAAAAGAGCTGGGGATTACCAAAGAAGATATTGGGACCAAAATTTCCGTAGAAAAATATAACGAAGCCTGTAAAAATGCGGTAATGCGTTACACCGATGTGTGGAACGACCTTACCGAAAAAATAGGCTATTGGGTAGATATGGAAGATCCATACGTTACCTATAAATCAAAATATATGGAAACAGTTTGGTGGCTGCTTTCTGAAATTTATAAAAAAGGCCTTATTTATAAGGGCTACACCATCCAGCCGTATTCGCCAAAAGCAGGGACGGGACTAAGTTCTCACGAACTTAACCAACCTGGAACTTACCAGGATGTTACCGATACCACAGTTACGGCCATGTTTAAAATTACTGATGCTTCAGCGGCTTCGGTTGAAAAGGGCCTGGAAGGGGCCTTTTTAATCGCCTGGACCACCACGCCATGGACCTTACCTTCTAACACCGCATTAACTGTAGGGCCAAAAATTGAATATGTTTCAGTAAAAACTTATAATCAGTACACTTTTAAGCCAATCACTATTTTGGTTGCGAAGGCACTGGCTAAGGCTCAATTCGATAAAAAATTTACAGAAGTTGAAACCGAAGAGGAACTTAAAGCTTATAATGAAGGCGATAAAAAGATCCCATTTTTAATCGGGGAAACTTTCACAGGAAAGGATCTTGTTGGGATAAAATTTGAACAGTTGTTGCCTTATGCATTACCTGCAGAAAATCCTGAAAATGCTTTCCGCGTTATTTCAGGAGATTTTGTGACTACAGAAGACGGTACCGGGATTGTGCATACTTCACCAACTTTTGGTGCAGACGATGCGATGGTGGCTAAACAAGCTACACCTCAAGTTCCGCCATTATTGGTGAAAGATGAAAATGGAAACCTTGTTCCGTTGGTAGATCTTCAGGGTAAATTTAGACCAGAAATGGGCGAATTTGCCGGGAAGTATGTGAAGAACGAATATTATGACGAAGGGCAGGCGCCAGAGAAATCTGTAGACGTTGAATTGGCTATTAAACTGAAAGAAGAAAATCGTGCTTTTAAAGTAGAAAAATATGTTCACAGCTATCCAAATTGCTGGAGAACCGATAAACCTATTTTGTATTATCCGTTGGATTCGTGGTTCATAAAAGTGACCGAATTCAAAGAGCGCATGCACGAATTGAATAAAGGCATTAACTGGAAACCAAAATCTACCGGTGAAGGCCGTTTTGGAAATTGGCTTGCCAATGCGAACGACTGGAATTTATCCAGAAGTCGTTATTGGGGAATTCCGTTGCCAATTTGGAGAACCGAAGAAGGGAAAGAAGAAAAGCTAATTGGTTCTATTGCAGAATTGAAAGAAGAAATGGCGAAGTCGGTTAAAGCCGGCTTTATGGATAAAGATATTTTTGAAGGTTTTGAGCCCGGAAATATGAGTGAAGAAAACTACGATCTGGTAGATCTTCATAAAAATGTGGTTGATGAAATTACGCTTGTTTCAGATTCCGGAAAACCAATGAAACGCGAAGCCGATCTTATAGATGTTTGGTTCGATTCTGGTTCTATGCCTTATGCGCAATGGCATTATCCATTTGAAAATAAGGAAAAAGTAGAAGAAGGAGAACGCCAGGCCGATTTCATAGCCGAAGGCGTTGACCAAACCCGCGGATGGTTTTATACCCTACATGCTATTGCTACGATGATTTTTGATGACGTAGCCTATAAAAACGTTGTATCTAACGGACTCGTTTTAGACAAAAACGGACAAAAAATGTCCAAACGTCTTGGGAACGCGGTAGATCCTTTTGAAACATTGGCTGCTTTTGGTCCCGATGCGACACGTTGGTATATGATCTCTAATGCCAATCCCTGGGATAACTTAAAATTTGATATTGAAGGAATAGCTGAGGTGCGCCGTAAATTTTTCGGGACACTTTACAACACGTATTCTTTCTTCACTTTATATGCGAATATTGATAATTTCACCTATAAAGAAGAGGATGTTCCGTTGGAAGAAAGACCAGAGATAGATCGCTGGATCCTTTCAGAATTACATACTTTAATCGAGAAAGTAGATAAATTCTATGCCGATTATGAACCAACCCGTGCAACCCGGGCTATTTCAGAATTTGTTCAGGAAAATCTTAGTAACTGGTTTGTGCGTTTAAGCCGAAGAAGATTCTGGAAAGGCGATTATCAGCAAGATAAAATTTCAGCATATCAAACCCTTTATACCTGTTTAGTTGAAGTGGCTAAACTGGGAGCGCCGGTGGCGCCGTTCTTTATGGACAGGCTTTACAAAGACTTAAACAAGAGTACACAAAAAGAAAACTTTGAATCGGTACATTTGGCTGAATTTTCAAAGTATGATGATAAGTTTGTTGATAAATCTTTAGAGCGAAAAATGGAGAAAGCTCAAACCATTTCTTCATTGGTATTATCGCTTAGAAAGAAAGAAATGATAAAGGTAAGACAACCGCTGCAAAGAGTAATGATTCCGGTGCTTGACGAACAGCAACGTGAAGAAATTCAGGCGGTTGAAGACTTGATAAAGTCTGAAGTAAATGTAAAAGAACTTCAGCTTATAGATGATGCTTCAGGATTGCTGGTTAAGCAAATAAAACCAAATTTTAAGGTTCTTGGCCCAAGATTTGGAAAGGATATGAAGCTGGTAGTCAATGAGATAAATAAATTGACTTCCGAAGATATTAAAATGATAGAGCAGGATGGCAATATTGCGATAAACCTTAACGGAGAAATGATTAAATTAGCTGCTGAAGAAGTAGAAATTACTTCCCAGGATATTGAAGGCTGGTTAGTGGCAAGTAGTGGTAATATTACCGTAGCTTTAGACGTTAGTATCTCTGAAGAATTGAAAAAAGAAGGAATTGCCAGGGAATTGGTAAACAGAATACAGAATATGAGAAAAGATTCTGGCTTTGAAGTTACCGATACTATTGAAGTGACCCTACAAAGAGACGGTATTGTCGAGGATGCCGTTAACCAAAATATAACCTATATTAAGAATGAAACATTAACTGCAAGTCTCGAATTTGCGGAGGTGGTTACTGAAGGAGCCGAGGTGGCTTTTGACGATATTACCACCAAAATGTTTATTAAAAAACATTAG